In Argiope bruennichi chromosome 4, qqArgBrue1.1, whole genome shotgun sequence, a single window of DNA contains:
- the LOC129965384 gene encoding coiled-coil domain-containing protein 102A-like isoform X2 produces the protein MSHSGSSTKRPVSNSLSQWSDLPSDASQHSLQSHHHHHRSYDPEWDAKEELRMRELEEARARAAQMEKTMRWWSDCTANWREKWSKVRTERNKAREETRVLRGKLEVAAKECNTLKREKQELYSQIERLKKENQLFNGNEEFIDEKKEDIPYTGGQQNKERVIPERDVGPGDKVSDLGDVLITNSLPKPTKEDNADDENVEISSTVVEVSDCGITNPDMQFLDKFLNKEAITTNTIPSVNDKKVSRLLNRGIEDFNVPVQEMTEQKVAMLQLRLDEASKTIIAERQEKNKLMKSIDKLQTEYNQLRMKYEDMKKSKQDIMKELSQIKAEHQDEIDNMRLDLEDEANNRSNLDQRVAELRSEERLQSENAAEWGRRERLETEKLALERENKKLRTQIEDLNERMERKTKQMTLASDSDVKALQIELHEKNKELVDLKHAHTKLKKVLQDKSTELAHALRRSEQYEAEVKKLRGRIEELKKELASAEDEVDAATNNIRKLQRTNDELQEQIESLQVQVEHLQSRLKNSTSHALLTRHANSTFAQVDPMSEDDNLDF, from the exons ATGTCCCACTCTGGCTCCTCAACCAAACGTCCTGTGAGCAACAGTCTGTCCCAATGGTCTGATCTTCCAAGTGATGCTTCGCAGCACTCTCTGCAGTCCCACCATCATCATCACAGAAGTTATGACCCTGAGTGGGATGCCAAAGAGGAGTTGCGGATGCGGGAATTGGAAGAGGCTAGGGCAAGAGCTGCCCAAATGGAGAAGACCATGAGATGGTGGTCAGATTGTACTGCTAACTGGAGGGAAAAGTGGAGCAAAGTGAGGactgaaagaaataaagcaaGAGAAGAAACCAGAGTTCttag aggaAAACTTGAAGTTGCTGCCAAAGAATGCAATAcactaaaaagagaaaaacaagaACTTTACTCTCAAATTGAGaggctaaaaaaagaaaatcaactttttaatggAAATGAAGAGTTTATTGATGAGAAGAAAGAAGACATTCCATATACGGGAGGGCAACAGAATAAAGAAAGAGTCATTCCTGAGAGAGATGTAGGCCCAGGAGATAAAGTGTCAGATTTAGGAGATGTTCTGATCACTAATTCTCTACCTAAGCCAACAAAGGAGGACAATGCTGAtgatgaaaatgttgaaatttcatcAACTGTTGTTGAGGTTTCTGACTGTGGGATCACAAATCCAGATATGCAGttcttagataaatttttaaacaaagaagcCATTACTACTAATACTATTCCATCAGTGAATGACAAGAAAGTCTCCAGACTTCTGAATCGAGGCATAGAGGATTTCAATGTCCCTGTTCAAGAGATGACTGAACAAAAGGTAGCCATGTTGCAGTTGCGTTTAGATGAGGCATCAAAAACTATTATTGCTGAAAGACA AGAGAAGAATAAACTGATGAAGAGCATAGATAAGCTACAAACTGAATATAACCAACTTCGAATGAAGTATGAAGATATGAAGAAGTCAAAGCAGGACATCATGAAAGAA TTAAGCCAAATTAAAGCAGAACATCAAGATGAGATTGATAATATGAGGTTAGACCTAGAAGATGAAGCTAACAATAGAAGCAATCTGGACCAGAGAGTAGCTGAACTTCGCTCTGAGG AGAGGCTTCAGAGTGAAAATGCTGCAGAATGGGGCAGGAGGGAGAGACTGGAGACAGAGAAGCTTGCTTTAGAACGCgagaataaaaaattacgaaCACAGATTGAAGACTTGAATGAGAGAATGGAAAGAAAAACTAAGCAGATGACTCTTGCATCTGATTCAGATGTTAAAGCTCTTCAGATTGAATTGCATGAGAAAAATAAA gaGCTGGTAGATTTGAAGCATGCacatacaaaattgaaaaaagttttgcaaGACAAATCTACTGAATTAGCTCATGCTTTGCGCCGATCAGAACAATATGAAGCTGAAGTGAAAAAGCTTAGAGGAAGGATAGAAGAGCTGAAGAAAGAACTGGCTTCTGCTGAGGATGAA gTTGATGCTGCCACAAATAACATTAGAAAGCTTCAAAGAACTAATGATGAATTACAAGAACAAATAGAAAGTTTGCAAGTTCAAGTTGAGCATTTGCAGTCTAG gttgAAGAACTCAACAAGCCATGCTCTACTGACACGGCATGCTAATAGCACCTTTGCTCAAGTGGATCCTATGAGTGAAGATGACAATTTAGATTTCTAG
- the LOC129965384 gene encoding coiled-coil domain-containing protein 102A-like isoform X3 yields the protein MSHSGSSTKRPVSNSLSQWSDLPSDASQHSLQSHHHHHRSYDPEWDAKEELRMRELEEARARAAQMEKTMRWWSDCTANWREKWSKVRTERNKAREETRVLRGKLEVAAKECNTLKREKQELYSQIERLKKENQLFNGNEEFIDEKKEDIPYTGGQQNKERVIPERDVGPGDKVSDLGDVLITNSLPKPTKEDNADDENVEISSTVVEVSDCGITNPDMQFLDKFLNKEAITTNTIPSVNDKKVSRLLNRGIEDFNVPVQEMTEQKVAMLQLRLDEASKTIIAERQEKNKLMKSIDKLQTEYNQLRMKYEDMKKSKQDIMKELSQIKAEHQDEIDNMRLDLEDEANNRSNLDQRVAELRSELERLQSENAAEWGRRERLETEKLALERENKKLRTQIEDLNERMERKTKQMTLASDSDVKALQIELHEKNKELVDLKHAHTKLKKVLQDKSTELAHALRRSEQYEAEVKKLRGRIEELKKELASAEDEVDAATNNIRKLQRTNDELQEQIESLQVQVEHLQSSKEKNSAKISMVEELNKPCSTDTAC from the exons ATGTCCCACTCTGGCTCCTCAACCAAACGTCCTGTGAGCAACAGTCTGTCCCAATGGTCTGATCTTCCAAGTGATGCTTCGCAGCACTCTCTGCAGTCCCACCATCATCATCACAGAAGTTATGACCCTGAGTGGGATGCCAAAGAGGAGTTGCGGATGCGGGAATTGGAAGAGGCTAGGGCAAGAGCTGCCCAAATGGAGAAGACCATGAGATGGTGGTCAGATTGTACTGCTAACTGGAGGGAAAAGTGGAGCAAAGTGAGGactgaaagaaataaagcaaGAGAAGAAACCAGAGTTCttag aggaAAACTTGAAGTTGCTGCCAAAGAATGCAATAcactaaaaagagaaaaacaagaACTTTACTCTCAAATTGAGaggctaaaaaaagaaaatcaactttttaatggAAATGAAGAGTTTATTGATGAGAAGAAAGAAGACATTCCATATACGGGAGGGCAACAGAATAAAGAAAGAGTCATTCCTGAGAGAGATGTAGGCCCAGGAGATAAAGTGTCAGATTTAGGAGATGTTCTGATCACTAATTCTCTACCTAAGCCAACAAAGGAGGACAATGCTGAtgatgaaaatgttgaaatttcatcAACTGTTGTTGAGGTTTCTGACTGTGGGATCACAAATCCAGATATGCAGttcttagataaatttttaaacaaagaagcCATTACTACTAATACTATTCCATCAGTGAATGACAAGAAAGTCTCCAGACTTCTGAATCGAGGCATAGAGGATTTCAATGTCCCTGTTCAAGAGATGACTGAACAAAAGGTAGCCATGTTGCAGTTGCGTTTAGATGAGGCATCAAAAACTATTATTGCTGAAAGACA AGAGAAGAATAAACTGATGAAGAGCATAGATAAGCTACAAACTGAATATAACCAACTTCGAATGAAGTATGAAGATATGAAGAAGTCAAAGCAGGACATCATGAAAGAA TTAAGCCAAATTAAAGCAGAACATCAAGATGAGATTGATAATATGAGGTTAGACCTAGAAGATGAAGCTAACAATAGAAGCAATCTGGACCAGAGAGTAGCTGAACTTCGCTCTGAG TTGGAGAGGCTTCAGAGTGAAAATGCTGCAGAATGGGGCAGGAGGGAGAGACTGGAGACAGAGAAGCTTGCTTTAGAACGCgagaataaaaaattacgaaCACAGATTGAAGACTTGAATGAGAGAATGGAAAGAAAAACTAAGCAGATGACTCTTGCATCTGATTCAGATGTTAAAGCTCTTCAGATTGAATTGCATGAGAAAAATAAA gaGCTGGTAGATTTGAAGCATGCacatacaaaattgaaaaaagttttgcaaGACAAATCTACTGAATTAGCTCATGCTTTGCGCCGATCAGAACAATATGAAGCTGAAGTGAAAAAGCTTAGAGGAAGGATAGAAGAGCTGAAGAAAGAACTGGCTTCTGCTGAGGATGAA gTTGATGCTGCCACAAATAACATTAGAAAGCTTCAAAGAACTAATGATGAATTACAAGAACAAATAGAAAGTTTGCAAGTTCAAGTTGAGCATTTGCAGTCTAG CAAAGAGAAGAATTCAGCTAAGATTTCTATG gttgAAGAACTCAACAAGCCATGCTCTACTGACACGGCATGCTAA
- the LOC129965384 gene encoding coiled-coil domain-containing protein 102A-like isoform X1 — MSHSGSSTKRPVSNSLSQWSDLPSDASQHSLQSHHHHHRSYDPEWDAKEELRMRELEEARARAAQMEKTMRWWSDCTANWREKWSKVRTERNKAREETRVLRGKLEVAAKECNTLKREKQELYSQIERLKKENQLFNGNEEFIDEKKEDIPYTGGQQNKERVIPERDVGPGDKVSDLGDVLITNSLPKPTKEDNADDENVEISSTVVEVSDCGITNPDMQFLDKFLNKEAITTNTIPSVNDKKVSRLLNRGIEDFNVPVQEMTEQKVAMLQLRLDEASKTIIAERQEKNKLMKSIDKLQTEYNQLRMKYEDMKKSKQDIMKELSQIKAEHQDEIDNMRLDLEDEANNRSNLDQRVAELRSELERLQSENAAEWGRRERLETEKLALERENKKLRTQIEDLNERMERKTKQMTLASDSDVKALQIELHEKNKELVDLKHAHTKLKKVLQDKSTELAHALRRSEQYEAEVKKLRGRIEELKKELASAEDEVDAATNNIRKLQRTNDELQEQIESLQVQVEHLQSRLKNSTSHALLTRHANSTFAQVDPMSEDDNLDF; from the exons ATGTCCCACTCTGGCTCCTCAACCAAACGTCCTGTGAGCAACAGTCTGTCCCAATGGTCTGATCTTCCAAGTGATGCTTCGCAGCACTCTCTGCAGTCCCACCATCATCATCACAGAAGTTATGACCCTGAGTGGGATGCCAAAGAGGAGTTGCGGATGCGGGAATTGGAAGAGGCTAGGGCAAGAGCTGCCCAAATGGAGAAGACCATGAGATGGTGGTCAGATTGTACTGCTAACTGGAGGGAAAAGTGGAGCAAAGTGAGGactgaaagaaataaagcaaGAGAAGAAACCAGAGTTCttag aggaAAACTTGAAGTTGCTGCCAAAGAATGCAATAcactaaaaagagaaaaacaagaACTTTACTCTCAAATTGAGaggctaaaaaaagaaaatcaactttttaatggAAATGAAGAGTTTATTGATGAGAAGAAAGAAGACATTCCATATACGGGAGGGCAACAGAATAAAGAAAGAGTCATTCCTGAGAGAGATGTAGGCCCAGGAGATAAAGTGTCAGATTTAGGAGATGTTCTGATCACTAATTCTCTACCTAAGCCAACAAAGGAGGACAATGCTGAtgatgaaaatgttgaaatttcatcAACTGTTGTTGAGGTTTCTGACTGTGGGATCACAAATCCAGATATGCAGttcttagataaatttttaaacaaagaagcCATTACTACTAATACTATTCCATCAGTGAATGACAAGAAAGTCTCCAGACTTCTGAATCGAGGCATAGAGGATTTCAATGTCCCTGTTCAAGAGATGACTGAACAAAAGGTAGCCATGTTGCAGTTGCGTTTAGATGAGGCATCAAAAACTATTATTGCTGAAAGACA AGAGAAGAATAAACTGATGAAGAGCATAGATAAGCTACAAACTGAATATAACCAACTTCGAATGAAGTATGAAGATATGAAGAAGTCAAAGCAGGACATCATGAAAGAA TTAAGCCAAATTAAAGCAGAACATCAAGATGAGATTGATAATATGAGGTTAGACCTAGAAGATGAAGCTAACAATAGAAGCAATCTGGACCAGAGAGTAGCTGAACTTCGCTCTGAG TTGGAGAGGCTTCAGAGTGAAAATGCTGCAGAATGGGGCAGGAGGGAGAGACTGGAGACAGAGAAGCTTGCTTTAGAACGCgagaataaaaaattacgaaCACAGATTGAAGACTTGAATGAGAGAATGGAAAGAAAAACTAAGCAGATGACTCTTGCATCTGATTCAGATGTTAAAGCTCTTCAGATTGAATTGCATGAGAAAAATAAA gaGCTGGTAGATTTGAAGCATGCacatacaaaattgaaaaaagttttgcaaGACAAATCTACTGAATTAGCTCATGCTTTGCGCCGATCAGAACAATATGAAGCTGAAGTGAAAAAGCTTAGAGGAAGGATAGAAGAGCTGAAGAAAGAACTGGCTTCTGCTGAGGATGAA gTTGATGCTGCCACAAATAACATTAGAAAGCTTCAAAGAACTAATGATGAATTACAAGAACAAATAGAAAGTTTGCAAGTTCAAGTTGAGCATTTGCAGTCTAG gttgAAGAACTCAACAAGCCATGCTCTACTGACACGGCATGCTAATAGCACCTTTGCTCAAGTGGATCCTATGAGTGAAGATGACAATTTAGATTTCTAG